A part of Nitrososphaerota archaeon genomic DNA contains:
- a CDS encoding ECF transporter S component, whose product MSTYFKRPTIRIAGIAILASFSVILQTIPPIYLTPWFMRIDFVAIPWILCWIFFGLKAAIFCLLISIPLVGFLGPFAGGIVGIVMKSISSIWMFLIPAIFSYKIDGIEKFLKNKKIYLISSIIAIILRDIVTVIFNLYFAIPIFFGMSTEQVIEFFTNPKFQSFIGHLFGLIGFGAYFIEITFWNTIQGIIDLYVSWFIGIIILRRLVY is encoded by the coding sequence ATGAGTACATACTTTAAGAGACCAACAATAAGAATTGCTGGCATTGCTATTTTAGCATCTTTCTCAGTTATATTGCAAACTATTCCTCCTATTTATTTAACACCATGGTTTATGAGAATTGATTTTGTTGCTATTCCATGGATTTTATGCTGGATTTTCTTTGGATTAAAAGCAGCTATTTTTTGTTTACTTATAAGTATTCCACTTGTTGGTTTTTTAGGCCCATTTGCTGGTGGAATAGTAGGAATTGTAATGAAATCTATTTCTAGTATTTGGATGTTTTTAATACCTGCTATTTTTTCATATAAAATTGATGGAATTGAAAAATTTTTAAAAAATAAAAAAATCTATTTAATTTCAAGTATTATAGCAATAATTTTAAGAGATATTGTTACAGTTATTTTTAATCTATATTTTGCTATTCCTATTTTCTTTGGAATGAGTACTGAACAAGTAATCGAATTCTTTACTAATCCTAAGTTTCAAAGTTTTATTGGACATTTATTTGGCTTAATTGGTTTTGGAGCATATTTTATTGAAATAACATTTTGGAATACTATTCAAGGAATAATAGATTTATATGTTTCATGGTTTATTGGAATTATAATTTTAAGAAGATTAGTTTATTAA
- a CDS encoding carbohydrate ABC transporter permease, translated as MVHKKVKASDILANIMMILIIASVFIPMYFLIITAFKSFSEILRVPPSFFPEKPTLEGFLLAREHGGDIFRSLANSLIMSIGVTITTLFFSSLAGYAFAIYKFKFKEALFITVISKYLLPEIVLIIPWYWIMGRLRLIDNLFGVAVVNIIGAWSIFYIRNYISQIPPDYIEASRIDGASENRILFQIIWPMIRPALGVATTVNFLWSWNWFLWPLVLLQSKPNFTLPITVAFVRYIYGGGQESVPHYGAIAATTLIYILPVLLLYILVQKWFVEAFIASGVKR; from the coding sequence ATGGTGCATAAGAAAGTCAAAGCTTCTGATATATTAGCAAATATTATGATGATTCTAATAATAGCTTCAGTATTTATTCCTATGTATTTCCTAATAATAACTGCTTTTAAATCATTTTCAGAGATATTAAGAGTGCCACCATCATTCTTTCCTGAGAAACCTACTCTTGAGGGATTTTTACTTGCTAGAGAACATGGAGGAGATATTTTTAGAAGTCTTGCTAATAGCCTTATAATGTCTATTGGAGTAACGATTACAACGCTTTTCTTTTCATCTTTAGCAGGATATGCTTTTGCTATATATAAATTCAAATTTAAAGAGGCTTTGTTTATAACTGTGATATCAAAATACTTATTGCCAGAAATTGTGTTGATAATACCATGGTATTGGATTATGGGAAGGTTAAGACTTATAGATAATCTTTTTGGAGTAGCAGTTGTAAATATAATAGGTGCATGGTCAATATTTTATATTAGGAATTATATATCTCAAATACCTCCAGATTATATTGAAGCGTCTAGAATTGATGGGGCAAGTGAAAATAGAATCCTATTCCAAATAATTTGGCCTATGATAAGACCTGCATTAGGTGTAGCTACAACTGTTAACTTTCTATGGTCTTGGAATTGGTTTTTATGGCCTTTAGTATTATTACAATCTAAACCGAATTTTACTCTTCCTATTACTGTAGCTTTTGTTAGATACATTTATGGTGGAGGTCAAGAATCAGTACCTCATTATGGAGCAATAGCTGCTACTACATTAATATACATATTGCCAGTTCTATTATTGTATATATTAGTACAAAAATGGTTTGTAGAAGCTTTTATTGCATCTGGTGTTAAAAGATAA
- a CDS encoding extracellular solute-binding protein, with amino-acid sequence MGEEKKINRRDYLKYTGAAIGGLVVGGALGYLAKPAEVVKETITAPGVEKTVTVTAPGVERTVTVTATATRPITETITTPTTAIITAPGLPTLTEPTKPIKLTFWKWQAIALTDERIQSIVNIWNTLHPNVQIEFTVMPELSEPEFIAKVEQATEAGMGPDIIHTSDNDAVTLAYDGYFAEAPEAIRKIVDYYVLPPFNEILYLWGPDMVKRMYAFPGFRGGAAKLGWVNEYHLEEAGLPRDWDPADWNELIDVAKKLTKYDSAGNLVRSGLFLRIAGHVGGIWDKFMPLFLSAGGRGIWYEGGEWKTDLDSPIARDVVQLYLDVLYKYKIYQPGFPGDVTALANEQISMQVPRENSEVVPVMLKVKPEKFSGPEGPKGFHPFAVPPPKKGMPSKTWLDMHMVAVNSKSPPERKQWAFQFIGWVMSNKDVKIKLYNEVGQWAPFRDIVNDPPFNSPFYQKLTELMKTGTSRLFHPLAATIAYDGGTVLSRIFNRELDVDTGLKELARVVLEDANKIVKKS; translated from the coding sequence ATGGGAGAAGAAAAAAAGATTAATAGAAGAGATTATCTTAAATATACAGGTGCTGCAATTGGTGGTTTAGTTGTTGGTGGAGCTTTAGGTTATTTAGCTAAACCAGCAGAAGTTGTTAAAGAAACAATAACAGCACCAGGTGTTGAGAAAACTGTAACAGTTACAGCTCCCGGTGTTGAAAGAACAGTAACTGTAACTGCAACTGCAACAAGACCAATTACTGAAACGATTACAACACCAACCACTGCGATAATTACAGCTCCTGGACTTCCTACACTTACTGAACCTACAAAACCAATTAAATTGACTTTTTGGAAATGGCAAGCTATAGCTTTAACTGATGAAAGAATACAAAGCATAGTCAACATATGGAATACATTACACCCAAATGTTCAAATAGAATTTACAGTAATGCCTGAACTTTCTGAACCTGAATTTATTGCAAAGGTTGAACAGGCTACAGAGGCTGGCATGGGTCCAGATATAATACATACTAGTGATAATGATGCAGTTACATTAGCATATGATGGTTATTTTGCTGAAGCACCTGAGGCAATACGAAAAATAGTTGATTATTATGTATTGCCCCCATTTAATGAAATACTTTACTTATGGGGGCCTGATATGGTAAAGAGAATGTATGCATTTCCTGGGTTTAGAGGAGGAGCAGCTAAGCTTGGATGGGTTAATGAATACCATTTAGAAGAAGCGGGTCTACCTCGTGATTGGGATCCAGCTGATTGGAATGAATTAATAGATGTTGCAAAAAAACTTACAAAATATGATTCAGCCGGCAACCTTGTAAGGTCAGGTTTATTTTTAAGAATAGCTGGACATGTTGGAGGAATATGGGACAAATTTATGCCATTATTCTTGTCTGCAGGAGGAAGAGGCATCTGGTACGAAGGAGGAGAATGGAAGACAGACTTAGACTCACCTATAGCTCGAGATGTTGTACAATTATACTTAGATGTATTGTATAAATATAAAATTTATCAACCTGGTTTTCCAGGAGATGTAACCGCGCTTGCAAATGAGCAAATTTCAATGCAAGTGCCAAGAGAAAACTCTGAAGTAGTACCAGTTATGCTAAAGGTTAAGCCAGAAAAATTCTCAGGTCCTGAGGGGCCAAAAGGTTTTCATCCATTTGCTGTCCCACCACCTAAAAAAGGAATGCCATCTAAGACTTGGTTAGATATGCATATGGTGGCAGTAAATTCTAAGAGTCCACCTGAAAGGAAGCAATGGGCATTTCAATTTATAGGGTGGGTTATGAGCAACAAAGATGTAAAAATAAAATTATATAATGAAGTGGGCCAATGGGCACCATTTAGAGATATAGTTAATGATCCACCATTCAATTCTCCATTTTATCAAAAATTGACAGAACTAATGAAGACTGGAACTAGTAGACTATTTCATCCACTTGCGGCTACAATTGCATATGATGGAGGAACTGTGCTATCGAGAATATTCAATAGAGAACTTGATGTTGATACAGGTCTTAAAGAATTAGCAAGAGTAGTACTTGAAGATGCAAATAAAATAGTCAAAAAATCTTAA
- a CDS encoding tRNA (N(6)-L-threonylcarbamoyladenosine(37)-C(2))-methylthiotransferase, translated as MKYYIETYGCTSNKSDSEIMEGILLEKGFQKSNIEEAEIIIINTCGVKKPTEDKILNRIKKLSTLEKKIIIAGCLPKIVFEKVVKVAPNFSAIIDPFSIDRISEVCLKVLNGEKGLIVFSNKSPIKPCLPKKSSSKVIGIIQIAEGCTSACSYCCVRFARGRLQSYPYEKILEDLRNFINNGFKEIWLTSQDLSAYNYNGYRLPELLNEINKIPGEFFIRVGMMNPRTVLPIYKELAISFKNEKIFKFLHLPIQSGSNKVLKDMNRGYKIEDFKKIVNEFRKENNNLTLSTDIIVGFPTEEENDFEKTIELIKEIKPDIINISKFFPRPKTLLEGKPTLPFEIIKKRIKEIFELSKKISFEKNIEYIGWVGKVLIDEKGCGNTWIGRNISYKPVVVESNKNLLGKIIDVEIESVKATYLLGKILLV; from the coding sequence TTGAAATACTATATAGAAACTTATGGTTGCACTTCAAATAAATCCGATTCAGAAATAATGGAAGGAATTTTATTAGAAAAAGGTTTCCAAAAATCGAATATTGAAGAAGCTGAAATAATAATTATCAATACATGTGGTGTAAAAAAGCCTACTGAAGATAAAATCTTGAATAGAATAAAGAAGCTATCTACATTAGAAAAAAAGATAATTATTGCAGGTTGTTTACCAAAAATTGTTTTTGAAAAAGTAGTTAAAGTAGCTCCAAATTTTTCAGCAATAATAGACCCTTTTTCAATAGATAGAATTTCTGAAGTTTGCTTAAAAGTTTTAAATGGAGAAAAAGGATTAATTGTTTTTTCAAATAAATCTCCTATAAAGCCTTGTTTACCAAAAAAATCTTCAAGTAAAGTAATAGGAATAATTCAAATAGCTGAAGGATGCACTTCTGCTTGTAGTTATTGTTGTGTTAGATTTGCAAGAGGAAGATTACAAAGCTATCCTTATGAAAAAATATTAGAAGATTTAAGGAATTTTATTAATAATGGATTTAAGGAAATTTGGCTTACATCTCAAGATTTATCTGCATATAATTATAATGGATATAGGCTTCCAGAACTTTTAAATGAAATAAATAAAATTCCTGGAGAATTTTTTATAAGAGTAGGAATGATGAATCCAAGAACAGTTTTGCCAATTTATAAAGAATTAGCTATTTCTTTTAAAAATGAAAAAATATTCAAATTTTTACATTTGCCAATTCAATCAGGTTCAAATAAAGTTTTAAAAGATATGAATAGAGGGTATAAAATTGAAGATTTTAAAAAAATAGTTAATGAATTTAGAAAAGAAAATAATAATTTAACTTTATCGACAGATATAATTGTTGGATTTCCAACAGAAGAAGAAAATGATTTTGAAAAAACAATAGAATTGATTAAAGAAATAAAACCAGATATAATAAATATTTCAAAATTTTTTCCAAGACCTAAAACGCTTTTAGAAGGAAAACCTACTTTACCATTTGAAATAATTAAAAAAAGAATTAAGGAAATTTTTGAATTATCGAAAAAAATTTCATTTGAAAAAAATATTGAATATATTGGATGGGTTGGAAAAGTATTAATCGATGAGAAAGGTTGTGGGAATACATGGATAGGTAGAAATATTTCTTATAAGCCAGTAGTAGTAGAATCGAATAAAAATTTATTAGGAAAAATAATAGATGTTGAAATAGAATCTGTTAAAGCAACATATTTATTAGGAAAAATCCTTTTAGTATAA
- a CDS encoding molybdopterin-binding protein, which produces MIAEIISIGNELLIGKVLNTNAQWLCRRLTSLGINVKRVTVVPDDLNEISNCLNESISRKPNYIFTTGGLGPTFDDMTLKAFSIAFNLELILNEEALRMISLKIEELAKKGIIKHKELTPYRIKMATLPKGSKPLPNPVGTAPGVYLVLNNCEIYILPGVPDEMKAIFEENIFPRIKEKSKLKFIEKSLRLIGIAESDLSPIIEQAMKNNPGVYIKSHPKRGEGTSLIELHFSTMKEEIKEGEKIINKAIEEISSQIIKKGASIEEIPI; this is translated from the coding sequence ATGATTGCTGAAATTATTTCAATAGGCAATGAACTTTTAATAGGTAAAGTTTTAAATACAAATGCCCAATGGCTTTGTAGACGTTTAACTAGTTTAGGGATTAATGTTAAAAGAGTTACAGTTGTACCGGATGATTTAAATGAAATTTCAAATTGCTTAAATGAAAGCATTTCAAGAAAACCAAATTATATTTTTACAACTGGTGGGCTTGGGCCTACTTTTGATGATATGACTCTTAAAGCATTTTCTATTGCATTCAATCTTGAATTGATTTTAAATGAAGAAGCATTAAGAATGATATCTTTAAAAATTGAAGAATTAGCTAAGAAAGGGATTATTAAACATAAAGAATTAACTCCTTATAGGATTAAAATGGCAACTCTCCCAAAAGGGAGTAAGCCTTTACCAAATCCTGTTGGAACTGCTCCAGGAGTATATCTTGTTTTAAATAATTGTGAAATATACATCTTGCCAGGAGTACCAGATGAAATGAAAGCAATTTTTGAAGAAAATATTTTTCCAAGAATTAAAGAGAAATCAAAACTTAAATTTATTGAGAAAAGTTTAAGATTGATTGGTATAGCAGAATCAGATTTATCTCCTATAATTGAGCAAGCTATGAAAAACAATCCTGGAGTATATATAAAATCTCATCCAAAACGTGGAGAAGGTACATCATTAATAGAACTTCATTTTTCAACGATGAAAGAAGAAATCAAAGAAGGGGAAAAAATTATAAATAAAGCCATTGAAGAAATTTCTTCACAAATTATTAAAAAAGGAGCGAGTATTGAAGAAATTCCAATTTAA
- a CDS encoding sugar ABC transporter permease yields the protein MPLLKYRKSHFFYAFIYLLPTIILYSIFYYYPFALNVYYSFTDWDFLHPASFVGLKNYQRLISDPLFFKSLILTLIYVISVLLGSIAIGLIQAFIINRPTKLAAFTRVIMFIPYMIPDVAAAAIWLIMFAPGPSGYVNCIFSSLGLGNYSWFQDSNLAMPMLILYSLWKYTGFSALVLYSGIKAIPGEYIEAARIDGASEIKVFTRVVMPLLRPIISFIIATNLMSSWFVFSSVYTLTKGGPGTATLLIGMYLYSTAFESFKAGYASTIAIINTIFIIFIVILQVRRVRGVGYGA from the coding sequence ATGCCTCTATTAAAATATAGAAAATCCCATTTTTTTTATGCTTTTATTTATTTACTACCTACAATAATTTTATATTCAATATTCTATTATTATCCATTTGCACTAAACGTATACTATAGTTTTACTGATTGGGATTTTCTTCATCCCGCTTCATTCGTAGGTTTAAAGAATTACCAAAGGCTTATTAGTGACCCTTTATTTTTTAAATCCTTGATATTAACCTTAATATATGTAATTAGTGTTTTATTAGGATCTATTGCTATCGGTTTGATTCAAGCATTCATTATTAATAGACCTACAAAATTAGCAGCTTTTACTCGTGTAATAATGTTTATTCCATATATGATTCCAGACGTAGCTGCAGCTGCTATATGGCTTATAATGTTTGCACCTGGTCCAAGTGGATATGTAAATTGTATTTTTTCAAGTTTAGGTTTAGGAAATTATTCTTGGTTTCAAGATTCAAACTTAGCAATGCCTATGTTAATATTATACTCTTTATGGAAATATACAGGATTCTCCGCTCTAGTATTATACTCAGGAATAAAAGCCATTCCTGGAGAATATATTGAGGCTGCTAGAATTGATGGGGCAAGCGAAATTAAGGTATTCACAAGAGTAGTTATGCCTTTACTTAGACCCATAATTTCTTTCATTATAGCTACAAATCTTATGTCTAGTTGGTTTGTTTTTTCATCGGTATATACCCTCACAAAAGGAGGACCAGGCACAGCGACGTTATTAATAGGGATGTATTTATATAGTACAGCTTTTGAAAGCTTTAAGGCAGGTTATGCTTCAACAATAGCAATCATTAATACCATATTTATCATTTTTATAGTTATACTTCAAGTAAGAAGAGTTAGGGGTGTAGGATATGGTGCATAA
- a CDS encoding PIG-L deacetylase family protein: protein MFSEFKEMFRNLNEKTSKDLMKKLFGIDMEKPFENVKKILCIQPHPDDCEIAIGGLLAKLSLEKREIIYLTLTDGCFGTNDPSIKPEQLAKIRKEEQERAAKIIGVKKLLWLNYKDTELPHSPNVRNEIISIIREEKPDVVFAPDAWLPYEVHPDHRNAGLLATEAVFFSSLPNINRVDLEKGLEPYEVPLIGLYYTSKPNFIIDISDTFNIKLNALKEHKSQFQNNWEFLVLYLQAIGAFYGKKINTDCAEALKIIPKILLHIVPIVEII, encoded by the coding sequence ATGTTTTCCGAATTTAAAGAAATGTTTAGGAATTTAAATGAAAAAACTTCAAAAGATTTAATGAAAAAATTGTTTGGAATAGATATGGAGAAACCTTTTGAAAATGTTAAAAAGATACTTTGTATTCAACCACATCCAGATGATTGTGAAATAGCAATAGGAGGACTTCTAGCAAAATTAAGTTTAGAAAAGAGAGAAATAATTTACTTAACATTAACTGATGGTTGTTTTGGAACAAATGATCCTTCAATAAAACCAGAACAACTTGCTAAAATTAGAAAAGAAGAACAAGAAAGAGCAGCAAAAATTATTGGAGTAAAGAAGCTTCTTTGGCTTAATTATAAAGATACAGAACTTCCTCATTCTCCAAATGTTAGAAATGAAATTATAAGTATAATTAGAGAAGAAAAGCCAGATGTAGTTTTTGCTCCAGATGCATGGCTTCCTTATGAAGTTCATCCAGATCATAGAAATGCTGGACTTTTAGCTACTGAAGCAGTATTTTTCTCTTCTCTTCCAAATATAAATAGAGTAGATTTAGAAAAAGGTTTAGAACCTTATGAAGTACCTTTAATTGGTTTATATTATACTTCAAAACCAAATTTTATAATTGATATTTCTGATACTTTTAATATTAAACTTAATGCATTAAAAGAACATAAAAGCCAATTCCAAAATAATTGGGAATTTTTAGTTTTATATCTTCAAGCTATAGGTGCATTTTATGGAAAGAAAATAAATACAGATTGTGCAGAAGCACTTAAAATTATTCCAAAAATATTATTGCATATTGTGCCTATTGTTGAAATTATATGA
- a CDS encoding uroporphyrinogen decarboxylase family protein yields MDKWERFLKAALLEEPDEVPIALIVDSPSLPGFSGTTTLKYYLIQEEWLKANLFILNRFPEIVFFPGFWVEYGMLIEPSAFGAKLKWKKDGLPFPGPIIKKLEEIDEFEDPDPQTDGLMPLALELYEYYQKILESKGYTIKFVATRGPLVTAAHLRGLSRFIADLRLNPQWMHKLIERTTKLCIKWLKAQLEIINEPLGIFVLDDIPGLLSPKLFEEFGYQSLKSIFQEFNDKVRAFHCDSNTSHILEKLSEVGFQIFNFSYLMDIAEVKKRIGNKICLMGNIPPLEILAKGKPEEVFEASKQCILKAKAGGGYILSADGGVPCAVPLENIDAMVGAIKKFGKYS; encoded by the coding sequence ATGGATAAATGGGAAAGGTTTTTAAAGGCAGCACTTCTTGAGGAACCTGATGAAGTGCCTATAGCATTAATTGTTGATAGTCCTTCTCTTCCAGGTTTTTCAGGAACTACAACTCTAAAATATTATTTAATACAAGAAGAATGGTTAAAAGCTAATTTATTTATTTTGAATAGATTTCCTGAAATTGTATTTTTTCCAGGATTTTGGGTAGAATATGGAATGCTTATTGAACCATCTGCTTTTGGAGCTAAACTTAAATGGAAAAAAGATGGATTGCCATTTCCTGGACCAATTATTAAAAAGCTTGAAGAAATAGATGAATTTGAAGATCCTGATCCTCAAACAGATGGATTAATGCCTCTAGCTTTAGAATTATATGAATATTATCAAAAAATTTTAGAAAGTAAAGGATATACAATTAAGTTTGTAGCTACCAGAGGACCGCTTGTGACTGCGGCTCATTTAAGAGGATTATCTAGATTTATAGCAGACCTTAGACTTAATCCTCAATGGATGCATAAACTTATTGAAAGAACAACTAAACTATGTATAAAATGGCTAAAAGCACAACTTGAAATTATTAATGAACCATTAGGAATATTTGTTCTTGATGATATTCCTGGATTACTTTCTCCAAAACTTTTTGAAGAATTTGGGTATCAAAGTTTGAAAAGTATTTTCCAAGAGTTTAATGATAAAGTTAGAGCTTTTCATTGCGATTCTAATACTTCTCATATACTTGAAAAATTATCTGAAGTAGGATTTCAAATATTTAATTTTAGTTATTTAATGGATATAGCAGAAGTAAAGAAAAGAATTGGAAATAAAATATGCCTTATGGGAAATATCCCACCTTTAGAAATATTAGCAAAAGGTAAGCCAGAAGAAGTTTTTGAAGCATCTAAGCAATGCATTTTAAAAGCAAAAGCTGGAGGAGGGTACATATTATCTGCTGATGGTGGCGTTCCTTGTGCAGTACCACTTGAAAATATAGATGCTATGGTTGGAGCAATAAAAAAGTTTGGGAAATACTCATAA
- a CDS encoding ATPase, T2SS/T4P/T4SS family yields the protein MKKENVYIPDISAIETNILSHLISDNKVHGKILIHKAILSEFEKKAASGDDLGLKALKKLREITNEKGIEIEFIDNKENEIDFKSAIRELALKKDGYLISCDPITLKVAEAMGIKVLFELPETKLKLEEFFTENVMSVHLKEGVVPRVKRGVPGRWVFEQVGEKEITREELELIIANILEKVQVSQTGSGFIEINKGGTTIVQLNDIRIVITRPPFSDGLELTAVKPVAKLNLEDYGLPIKLIERFEKQAEGILIAGAPGMGKTTLAQALAEFYRSKGKIIKTVESPRDLQLPLDITQYSKSAATSSEIHDVLLLSRPDYTIFDELRNDEDFNIFMDLRLAGIGAIGVVHATSPIDAIQRFANRAELGVIPSIIDTVVFMSMGIVTKVYTIETTVKIPHGLKKYDLARPVVVVKDFLSGIPEYELYVFGEKSFVVPVKEKEKEKAPRIKFFIEKTIEKYIPDYEVEVREDVVTIYIPPEYFSIFSKKIKKKLEKIRKRYEIAFIDVRPIQ from the coding sequence ATGAAAAAAGAAAATGTGTATATACCAGATATCTCAGCTATAGAGACAAATATATTGTCTCATTTGATTAGTGATAATAAGGTTCATGGAAAAATTTTAATTCATAAAGCAATTCTTTCAGAATTTGAGAAAAAAGCTGCAAGTGGTGATGATTTAGGTTTAAAAGCTTTAAAAAAGCTTAGGGAAATAACTAATGAAAAAGGAATAGAAATAGAATTTATAGATAATAAAGAAAATGAAATAGATTTTAAATCAGCTATTAGAGAATTAGCATTAAAAAAAGATGGATATCTTATTTCTTGTGATCCAATAACTTTAAAAGTAGCTGAAGCAATGGGTATAAAAGTTCTTTTTGAATTACCTGAAACAAAATTAAAACTTGAAGAGTTCTTTACTGAAAATGTCATGTCAGTACATTTAAAAGAAGGAGTAGTACCACGTGTGAAAAGAGGAGTTCCAGGAAGGTGGGTTTTTGAACAAGTTGGAGAAAAAGAAATAACAAGAGAAGAATTAGAATTAATAATAGCAAACATATTAGAAAAAGTACAAGTTTCTCAAACTGGAAGTGGTTTTATAGAAATTAATAAAGGCGGAACAACGATTGTACAATTGAATGATATTAGAATTGTAATAACTAGGCCTCCATTCTCTGATGGTTTAGAACTTACAGCTGTAAAACCTGTTGCTAAACTTAATTTAGAAGATTATGGTTTACCAATAAAACTTATTGAAAGATTTGAAAAACAAGCTGAAGGAATTCTTATTGCAGGTGCACCTGGAATGGGAAAAACAACATTAGCTCAAGCATTAGCAGAATTCTATAGGAGTAAAGGTAAGATTATTAAAACTGTTGAAAGCCCAAGAGATTTGCAACTTCCATTGGATATAACGCAATATTCTAAAAGTGCAGCAACTTCAAGCGAAATACATGATGTTTTATTATTAAGCAGACCAGATTATACAATTTTTGATGAATTAAGAAATGATGAAGATTTTAATATATTCATGGATTTAAGACTTGCTGGAATAGGAGCTATTGGAGTTGTGCATGCTACTTCTCCGATAGATGCAATACAAAGGTTTGCTAATAGAGCTGAATTAGGAGTAATTCCATCAATAATAGATACTGTAGTATTTATGAGTATGGGAATAGTAACTAAAGTTTATACAATTGAAACAACTGTTAAAATTCCACATGGATTAAAGAAATACGATTTAGCAAGACCAGTAGTAGTTGTAAAAGATTTCTTATCTGGAATACCTGAATATGAACTATATGTTTTTGGTGAAAAATCGTTTGTTGTTCCAGTAAAAGAGAAAGAAAAAGAGAAAGCACCAAGAATAAAATTTTTCATAGAAAAAACAATTGAAAAATACATACCAGATTACGAAGTAGAAGTAAGAGAAGATGTAGTAACAATATACATCCCACCAGAATATTTCTCTATTTTCTCAAAGAAAATTAAGAAAAAACTTGAAAAAATAAGAAAAAGGTATGAAATAGCATTTATAGATGTTAGGCCTATACAATAA